CAGATAACACGGCACCGGCGGAAACCAAATCTTCGCCTTTTTGCGGGCCCGCGGACGATCGCGAGGTCGATCCCGAAGTCGACTATCCTGCGCGGTGGCACCAGCGCCGGGTGGAAGTTACGCGGCTGCGTTTCCCCGCAGCGCGCGAATCGTGGCGGCATAGTCGCCGCTCTTGAAAACGGCGGAGCCGGCGACGACGACGTCCGCGCCGGCGTCGATCACGAGCTGGACGTTGCCGGTCTTGATGCCGCCGTCGACCTCGAGAATGTAGCCGTACCCGTGCTTCTCGCGCAGCTCGCGCAGCGCGGAGAGCTTCGGCAGCGACACGTCCATGAACGGCTGCGCTCCGAAGCCCGGATTGACGCTCATGACCAGCACCAGCGCCGCGCGCTCGAGGGCCTCGGCGAGCGTTGCGACCGGCGTATCCGGGTTGATCACGATCCCGGGCTTGCCTCCGGCCGCTTCGATGCGGTCGAAGACGCCTCCGATGTCGGAGACGACCTCGCGATGCACGCTCACGTAGTCGGCTCCGTTTTCGATGAAGCGCTCGACGTATTTTTCGGGGTGCTCGATCATCAGGTGCACATCGAGCACGAGGTCGGTCGCACGATCGATCGCACCGACGATGTCGGGCCCGAGCGTCAGGTTCGGGACGAAGTGCCCGTCCATCACGTCGACGTGGATCCAGTCGGCGCCGGCGGCGGTAACCGCGCGGACTTCGTCGGCAAGCCGGCCAAAATCCGCGGAAAGTATCGATGGCGCAACGCGAATCACGCCGCCTTATACGAAGCGACCGGCATGGCGGCAACCGAGCGGCTTGCGCTCGTTCGCGGCGGCTCGGTGAGGCGCAACCGGCAGGGCATGCGCGCACGCAGTTTGCGACGAGCCGTGCGCGCCCTACACTCGGCCGGATGAACGCCGGCAGAGTCGAACATGGTCCGCGCGATTCGGCGGCCCTGCGGCGCCGGATGATGTTTGCCACGGTGAGCCTCGGCGTCGCGCTCGCATGGGTCGTTCTCGAGGTTTCGCTTCGCCTTGCACCCCAGGTGATCTCGCCGCGGCTGCTGATTCTTTTCGAGCCGGGCCTGCGCGCCGAAATTGCCGCGGGAGCATTCCCGCTCGAGAAGGACTACCGGCGCATCGAGCGCGATGACGAGGGACCGCCGCTGTTCGTCGCGAAGCCGGAATCGCCGATCGTGTCGGTGGACAATGCGGCCGGCAACGCGCCGCGCTCGACCGACGAGATCGGCTTCTGCAACCCGCCCGGCAAGTATGCAGCGCGCGATGGCATCGACGTGATCTCCG
This Candidatus Limnocylindrales bacterium DNA region includes the following protein-coding sequences:
- the rpe gene encoding ribulose-phosphate 3-epimerase, which encodes MIRVAPSILSADFGRLADEVRAVTAAGADWIHVDVMDGHFVPNLTLGPDIVGAIDRATDLVLDVHLMIEHPEKYVERFIENGADYVSVHREVVSDIGGVFDRIEAAGGKPGIVINPDTPVATLAEALERAALVLVMSVNPGFGAQPFMDVSLPKLSALRELREKHGYGYILEVDGGIKTGNVQLVIDAGADVVVAGSAVFKSGDYAATIRALRGNAAA